One bacterium DNA segment encodes these proteins:
- a CDS encoding FAD:protein FMN transferase has translation MLRRTSEPFRRQAGAWRRWRRDLLLALLAAGIGLLIGRCLGARSPEPVSRTRPLMGTLVEIRLPGPLDMAGEAALERAFAEMARLERIYNPRQVEEGPADTAESLEVAQLVELGRRIGQASGGALDLRLRDLIDLWGWESEPRRPTERELDSLLATRTVRDAGGDLADYAFGALAKGLAVDRALAVLREGGVTRALVNAGGEVGVLGRGWTVGVQHPRDEGALLASFTLDEGRAVATSGDYENCFFEDGRRWHHLLDPATGRPADGCRSVSVLAPTCAEADAWATALFVAGPSAAMALAAARPELEVLVVDADGKALSSSGWPGTVAGRIQ, from the coding sequence ATGCTGCGCCGCACCAGCGAGCCCTTCCGGCGCCAGGCCGGGGCATGGCGCCGCTGGCGGCGCGATCTCCTGCTTGCCCTGCTGGCGGCGGGGATCGGCCTGCTGATCGGTCGCTGCCTGGGAGCGCGCAGCCCGGAGCCGGTCTCGCGCACCCGGCCGCTGATGGGGACCCTGGTGGAGATCCGCCTGCCCGGGCCGCTGGATATGGCCGGGGAGGCCGCGCTGGAGCGGGCCTTCGCCGAAATGGCCCGCCTGGAACGGATCTACAATCCCCGGCAGGTGGAGGAAGGGCCGGCCGACACCGCCGAATCGCTGGAGGTGGCGCAGCTGGTCGAGTTGGGCCGCCGCATCGGCCAGGCCAGCGGCGGGGCGCTGGATCTTCGCCTCCGCGACCTGATCGACCTGTGGGGCTGGGAGTCCGAGCCGCGCCGCCCCACCGAGCGGGAGCTGGATTCCTTGCTGGCCACGCGCACGGTGCGAGACGCCGGAGGCGATCTGGCCGACTATGCCTTTGGCGCCCTGGCCAAGGGCCTGGCCGTGGACCGCGCCCTGGCCGTCCTGCGCGAGGGCGGCGTGACACGGGCCCTGGTCAACGCCGGCGGGGAAGTGGGCGTCCTGGGCCGGGGCTGGACAGTGGGCGTCCAGCATCCGCGCGACGAGGGCGCCCTGCTCGCCAGCTTCACGCTGGACGAGGGGCGGGCGGTGGCCACCTCGGGGGACTACGAGAACTGCTTCTTTGAAGATGGACGCCGCTGGCATCACCTGCTGGATCCGGCCACCGGCCGGCCGGCCGACGGGTGCCGTAGCGTCTCCGTGCTGGCCCCCACCTGCGCCGAGGCCGACGCCTGGGCCACCGCCCTGTTCGTGGCGGGGCCGTCGGCGGCGATGGCATTGGCGGCGGCCCGGCCGGAGCTTGAGGTGCTGGTGGTGGATGCCGACGGCAAGGCCTTGTCCAGCTCCGGCTGGCCGGGTACCGTGGCGGGGAGGATACAGTGA
- the aroA gene encoding 3-phosphoshikimate 1-carboxyvinyltransferase — MRIQPARRISGTLRLPGDKSLSHRHLLRAALVEGRSGLIGLPDGQDVGASLDAVQALGVRVERTGDHILLDSPGRGGWRAPGVIDCGNSGTTARLLMGLLAGSPFPVELRGDESLSRRPMERVARPLRLMGAEIELQRDGLPLRLRGGSLRGLSYELPVPSAQLKSAVVLAALQAEGESRIREPLPSRDHTERLLGLTSEMVACTSNGRTSAVREWIVSSRDMPRQPWSEVRLPADPSTAAFFVAAMLLMEEGELLIPDLLVNPFRRQYLDELMEWGAAIDLEEIPGEGFCGPAFCGAQGCHPGEQCPIAEPVAHLRVRAGLPLSARRVGGPLIPRLLDEIPVLAAVAMATDEPFVVEDAGELRHKESDRISGVCRMLAAFGGQVEERADGFILQPPERIRAGRFDARGDHRMAMAAAVLALAADDESVIEGGEAVNSSFPAFLETLRRLVG, encoded by the coding sequence ATGCGCATCCAACCCGCCCGCCGCATTTCCGGCACGTTGCGCCTGCCGGGTGACAAATCCCTCAGCCACCGGCATCTTCTGCGCGCCGCTCTTGTCGAGGGGCGCAGCGGACTGATCGGGCTGCCCGACGGCCAGGACGTGGGAGCCAGCCTGGATGCGGTGCAGGCCCTGGGCGTCCGTGTCGAGCGCACGGGCGACCACATCCTCCTGGACAGCCCCGGCCGCGGTGGCTGGCGGGCTCCCGGCGTGATCGATTGCGGCAACAGCGGCACGACGGCCCGTCTCCTGATGGGTCTGCTGGCCGGCTCTCCCTTCCCGGTGGAGCTGCGCGGCGACGAGTCGCTCAGCCGCCGTCCCATGGAACGGGTGGCGCGCCCCCTGCGGCTGATGGGGGCGGAGATCGAGCTGCAGCGCGACGGCTTGCCCCTGCGCCTGCGCGGCGGTTCCCTGCGCGGCCTGAGCTATGAGCTGCCCGTGCCGTCGGCCCAGCTCAAGAGCGCCGTCGTCCTGGCCGCCCTCCAGGCCGAGGGTGAAAGCCGCATCCGCGAGCCGCTGCCCAGCCGCGACCACACGGAGCGGTTGCTGGGGCTCACCTCGGAGATGGTCGCCTGCACCAGCAACGGCCGGACGAGCGCCGTGCGGGAGTGGATCGTGTCGTCCCGCGACATGCCCCGCCAGCCCTGGAGCGAGGTCCGGCTGCCCGCCGACCCATCCACCGCGGCTTTTTTCGTGGCGGCCATGCTGCTGATGGAGGAAGGCGAACTGCTCATCCCCGACCTCCTGGTCAACCCCTTTCGCCGCCAGTACCTGGACGAGCTGATGGAGTGGGGGGCGGCCATCGACCTGGAGGAGATCCCCGGCGAGGGCTTCTGCGGCCCCGCCTTCTGCGGTGCGCAAGGTTGCCATCCCGGTGAGCAATGCCCCATCGCCGAGCCGGTGGCCCACCTGCGGGTCAGGGCTGGGTTGCCCCTCAGCGCCCGGCGGGTGGGTGGACCCCTCATCCCCCGCCTGCTGGACGAGATTCCCGTGCTGGCCGCCGTGGCCATGGCCACCGACGAACCCTTCGTGGTGGAGGATGCCGGTGAACTCCGCCACAAGGAGAGCGACCGCATCAGCGGCGTCTGCCGCATGCTGGCGGCTTTCGGCGGCCAGGTGGAGGAGCGGGCCGACGGTTTCATCCTGCAACCCCCGGAGCGCATCCGGGCCGGCCGCTTCGATGCCCGGGGCGACCACCGCATGGCCATGGCCGCCGCCGTGCTGGCCCTGGCGGCGGATGACGAGAGCGTGATCGAGGGGGGCGAAGCGGTGAACTCCAGCTTTCCCGCCTTCCTGGAGACCCTGCGCCGCCTGGTGGGCTGA
- a CDS encoding RnfABCDGE type electron transport complex subunit B, with translation MDQAVLPALLAMGGLGAVFAGALALADRKLRVEEDPRIALVAAELPGANCGACGLAGCQDFAVKVVAGEKAVTGCPVGGAEVAAEIARVLGVEAGESARLVARVLCRGGEGKAAVKADYRGPSSCAAQALVAGGEKACLHGCLGGADCVVACQFDALVMNEEGLPEVIDALCTGCGVCARACPRDVIELHPEDRELFVFCRSKDDPRTAKKVCAVACLGCGICARKSDGAITVRENLAVIDHERVDPALIPLDKCRTGALGLLHGAPKPPVDAS, from the coding sequence ATGGACCAGGCGGTGCTGCCGGCCCTGCTGGCGATGGGGGGGCTGGGAGCCGTGTTCGCCGGGGCGCTGGCCCTGGCCGATCGCAAGTTGCGCGTGGAAGAGGATCCGCGCATCGCCCTGGTGGCGGCCGAGCTGCCCGGCGCCAACTGCGGCGCCTGCGGACTGGCCGGCTGCCAGGACTTCGCCGTCAAGGTGGTGGCGGGGGAGAAGGCCGTGACCGGCTGTCCGGTGGGAGGGGCGGAGGTGGCGGCCGAGATCGCCCGCGTCCTGGGCGTCGAGGCGGGGGAGAGCGCGCGCCTGGTGGCCCGCGTCCTCTGCCGTGGCGGGGAGGGCAAGGCCGCCGTCAAGGCCGACTACCGTGGACCCTCCTCCTGTGCGGCACAGGCCCTGGTGGCGGGCGGCGAGAAGGCCTGCCTCCACGGCTGCCTGGGCGGCGCCGATTGCGTGGTGGCCTGCCAGTTCGACGCCCTGGTGATGAACGAGGAGGGCCTGCCCGAGGTGATCGACGCCCTCTGCACCGGTTGCGGCGTCTGCGCCCGGGCCTGCCCGCGGGACGTGATCGAGCTGCACCCGGAGGACCGCGAGCTCTTCGTCTTCTGCCGATCCAAGGACGATCCCCGCACGGCCAAGAAAGTCTGCGCGGTGGCCTGCCTGGGCTGCGGCATCTGCGCCCGCAAATCGGACGGCGCCATCACGGTGCGGGAGAACCTGGCCGTCATCGACCATGAGCGGGTGGATCCCGCCCTCATCCCGCTGGACAAGTGCCGCACGGGCGCCCTCGGTCTCTTGCACGGCGCGCCGAAGCCGCCCGTCGACGCGTCCTGA
- a CDS encoding SoxR reducing system RseC family protein, translated as MAWMPAKDRSADRELQVEEGVVREIQPGPPLLALVQLAAGPACEECGARLFCRPADAGRRSLLAEAEGVELQVGQRVRVAVTGGRLLSASLWSYGYPLAGLCLGTGLGWHLSAGLPGREALSFLAGLLLAALPLYILHVRSRRRPGQTWLQARVLPTLPTGSDRRT; from the coding sequence ATGGCCTGGATGCCAGCCAAGGACAGGTCCGCCGACCGGGAGCTTCAGGTCGAGGAGGGCGTGGTGCGGGAGATCCAGCCGGGACCCCCCCTGCTGGCCCTGGTCCAGCTGGCGGCCGGTCCCGCCTGCGAGGAATGCGGCGCCCGCCTCTTCTGCCGGCCCGCGGATGCCGGGCGACGCTCCCTGCTCGCCGAAGCGGAAGGTGTGGAGCTTCAGGTGGGGCAGCGCGTCCGTGTGGCCGTGACCGGGGGCCGTCTGCTCTCCGCCTCCCTCTGGAGCTATGGCTACCCCCTGGCGGGACTTTGCCTGGGCACGGGCCTGGGCTGGCATCTGTCGGCCGGCCTGCCCGGCCGCGAGGCTCTCTCCTTCCTGGCCGGCCTGCTGCTGGCCGCCCTGCCTCTCTACATCCTGCATGTCCGCAGCCGGCGCCGCCCCGGCCAAACGTGGCTGCAGGCCCGGGTCTTGCCCACCCTGCCCACCGGGAGCGACCGGCGGACTTGA
- a CDS encoding histidine triad nucleotide-binding protein, which translates to MNYDESNIFARILRGEIPCRKVYEDEYALAFHDLHPQAPVHVLVIPKGPYRSLDDFSRLAPPELQAGFLRAVGATARELGLPPRGYRILANHGADAGQEVPHFHVHIFGGRPLGRMVTPG; encoded by the coding sequence ATGAATTACGACGAAAGCAACATCTTCGCCCGCATCCTGCGCGGAGAAATCCCCTGCCGCAAGGTCTACGAGGACGAGTACGCCCTTGCCTTCCACGACCTGCATCCGCAGGCCCCCGTCCACGTGCTGGTCATTCCCAAGGGGCCTTACCGCAGTCTGGATGATTTCAGCCGCCTGGCTCCGCCCGAGCTGCAGGCCGGCTTCCTGCGGGCGGTGGGAGCCACGGCGCGCGAATTGGGACTGCCGCCGCGGGGCTACCGCATCCTGGCCAATCACGGGGCGGATGCCGGGCAGGAGGTGCCGCATTTCCACGTGCACATCTTCGGTGGGCGCCCCCTGGGTCGCATGGTGACTCCCGGCTGA
- the greA gene encoding transcription elongation factor GreA, whose protein sequence is MSQVITRKSYQRLQDELRAMREVEQPAIRDRIASARDLGDLSENAEYHAAREELSMLMYKVAKLEERLAACRIVDEDDVDTSSVRAFTEVTLMDLGLEREVVFKLVEPEEMDFASGRISVGSPVAKGLLGKKVGEVAEIQVPAGTKRFKVLRIEKYSGDR, encoded by the coding sequence GTGAGCCAGGTCATCACACGCAAATCCTATCAGCGGCTCCAGGATGAGCTGCGGGCCATGCGCGAGGTGGAGCAGCCGGCCATCCGAGATCGGATCGCCTCGGCCCGCGACCTGGGCGACTTGTCGGAGAACGCCGAGTACCACGCCGCCCGCGAGGAACTCAGCATGCTCATGTACAAGGTCGCCAAGTTGGAGGAGCGCCTCGCCGCCTGCCGCATCGTGGACGAGGACGACGTGGACACCTCCAGCGTGCGCGCCTTCACGGAAGTGACCTTGATGGATCTGGGCCTGGAGCGCGAGGTGGTCTTCAAGCTGGTGGAGCCCGAGGAGATGGACTTCGCCAGCGGGCGCATCTCGGTGGGCAGTCCCGTCGCCAAGGGACTGCTGGGCAAGAAAGTGGGCGAGGTGGCGGAGATCCAGGTGCCGGCCGGCACCAAGCGATTCAAGGTCTTGCGGATCGAAAAGTACTCCGGGGACCGCTGA
- a CDS encoding aminotransferase class IV yields MNPRYCILDYRIRHQDEVMVSALSPALLYGDSLFETLPVVETVPVFLEEHLARLNFSAAALGYATRLKEGRVRVAVDHLLTGNLLEQGRLRITLFRGRPLAPASGDPAVDPELAPLLRGAEVTEHVLMQVAGLDDRAPCAAGLARVNNRHLDPLARHKTGNRLFYRLFRHWDATGPGEGRSWLFPCQSDEREVLVVDELDRLLEGTVSNIFLVVDGCALTPPREVGILPGIVRGRVLDDERLPAEVRILKLGDLERASEAFLTNSVVGIRPLTRVGGRSFDEAPGPLTRRAMASLENQILRSIAPLLP; encoded by the coding sequence ATGAACCCGCGCTACTGCATCCTGGACTACCGCATCCGCCACCAGGACGAGGTGATGGTCAGCGCCCTCAGCCCGGCCCTGCTCTACGGCGACAGCCTCTTCGAGACCCTGCCCGTCGTGGAAACGGTCCCTGTCTTCCTGGAGGAGCATCTGGCGCGGCTCAACTTCAGCGCGGCCGCGCTGGGCTATGCCACCCGGTTGAAAGAGGGGCGGGTGCGGGTGGCGGTGGACCACCTGCTCACGGGCAACCTGCTGGAACAGGGCCGCCTGCGCATTACCCTCTTCCGTGGCAGGCCCTTGGCCCCCGCCAGCGGCGACCCGGCGGTAGATCCCGAACTGGCCCCCCTCCTGCGCGGCGCCGAGGTCACCGAACACGTGCTCATGCAGGTGGCCGGCCTGGATGACCGCGCCCCCTGCGCTGCCGGCCTGGCACGGGTCAACAACCGCCACCTGGATCCCCTTGCCCGCCACAAGACAGGCAACCGGCTCTTCTACCGGCTCTTCCGCCACTGGGACGCGACGGGTCCGGGCGAGGGGCGCTCCTGGCTCTTCCCCTGCCAGTCCGACGAGCGGGAGGTGCTGGTGGTGGACGAGCTGGATCGCCTGCTCGAGGGCACCGTCAGCAACATCTTCCTGGTGGTGGACGGCTGCGCGCTGACGCCGCCCCGGGAGGTGGGCATCCTGCCGGGCATCGTGCGCGGCCGGGTGCTGGACGACGAGCGCCTGCCCGCGGAGGTGCGCATCCTCAAGCTGGGCGATCTGGAGCGCGCCAGCGAAGCCTTTCTGACCAACTCGGTGGTGGGGATCCGGCCCTTGACGCGGGTGGGCGGGCGAAGCTTCGACGAGGCGCCCGGTCCCCTCACCCGCCGCGCCATGGCCTCCCTCGAGAACCAGATCCTGCGGAGCATCGCCCCGCTCCTGCCTTGA
- the aroC gene encoding chorismate synthase, protein MRWLSAGESHGPAMGIVLEGLPAGLPLSADRIDRELARRQQGHGRGGRMGIEQDRVEILAGLRHGLTLGSPLLLVVPNLDHANWAEAMAPAPPGDGAAAGAPVRVPRPGHADLPGALKYGHRDLRNVLERASARETVNRVLAGAVAVQLLEPLGVQTGAFVTALGGLEAAPGSRPSLETPAGELAARADASPVACLDPEAEARMVAAIDAAREAGDTLGGVVECRATGLPAGLGSHVHWDRRLDGRLAAALLSLPAVKGLEIGEAFAAAAQGGRAALDPILPMPGGRVGRGGNRQGGLEGGMTTGETLWLRLAMKPLSTLRRPLPSVQLDSLAPHSAHRERSDVCALPALAVIAGHVLAWEAARALLEVFGADSWEETRRRLQEGERRWASITGPEPA, encoded by the coding sequence ATGAGATGGCTTTCCGCCGGGGAGTCCCATGGCCCCGCCATGGGCATCGTGCTGGAGGGACTGCCGGCGGGCCTCCCCCTCAGCGCGGACCGCATCGATCGGGAACTGGCGCGGCGCCAGCAGGGCCATGGCCGCGGCGGGCGCATGGGCATCGAGCAGGATCGGGTGGAGATCCTGGCCGGGCTGCGCCACGGCCTCACCCTGGGCAGCCCCCTGCTTCTGGTCGTGCCCAACCTGGACCACGCCAACTGGGCCGAGGCCATGGCCCCGGCCCCGCCTGGCGATGGCGCCGCCGCCGGGGCGCCCGTGCGCGTGCCACGGCCGGGCCACGCCGACCTGCCCGGCGCCCTCAAATACGGGCATCGGGATCTGCGCAACGTCCTGGAGCGGGCCAGCGCCCGCGAGACGGTCAACCGCGTATTGGCCGGGGCGGTGGCCGTGCAGCTGCTGGAGCCGCTCGGCGTGCAGACCGGCGCCTTCGTGACGGCGCTGGGCGGCCTGGAAGCGGCGCCGGGCAGCCGTCCCTCTCTCGAGACGCCCGCGGGCGAGTTGGCCGCCCGCGCCGACGCCAGTCCGGTGGCCTGCCTGGATCCGGAAGCCGAGGCCCGCATGGTGGCGGCCATCGACGCGGCGCGCGAGGCGGGGGACACCCTGGGCGGCGTGGTGGAATGCCGCGCCACCGGCCTGCCCGCCGGTCTCGGCAGCCATGTCCACTGGGACCGCCGGCTGGATGGACGCCTGGCCGCCGCCCTGCTCAGCCTGCCCGCCGTCAAGGGGCTGGAGATCGGCGAGGCCTTTGCCGCCGCCGCCCAGGGCGGTCGGGCGGCTCTCGATCCCATCCTGCCCATGCCCGGGGGACGGGTGGGTCGGGGCGGCAATCGCCAGGGCGGCCTGGAGGGCGGCATGACGACGGGCGAGACCCTCTGGCTGCGCCTGGCCATGAAACCGCTCTCGACCCTGCGCCGCCCCTTGCCCAGTGTGCAGCTGGACAGCCTGGCGCCCCACTCCGCACACCGTGAGCGGAGCGACGTCTGCGCCCTGCCCGCCCTGGCCGTCATCGCCGGACACGTGCTGGCCTGGGAGGCGGCCCGCGCCCTGCTGGAGGTCTTCGGCGCCGACAGCTGGGAGGAGACGCGTCGCCGCCTCCAGGAGGGCGAGCGGCGCTGGGCCTCCATCACGGGGCCGGAGCCGGCATGA
- the glgB gene encoding 1,4-alpha-glucan branching protein GlgB: MDAYTRLAQGLHHDPFDLLGFHPEAGRWRLRTWAPDCAAVHLEGPVSRPLQETRPGLFEILLDERLPAAACRLRLTHLSGDYWEEGCPWVHPPLLGELDLHLIHEGRHQELWKVLGSRRRLVDGCEGVHFALWAPGARRVSVVGDFNRWDGRRHPCRNRGASGVWELFVPGLEPGGRYKYEIHGADGRIALKADPLGREAELRPGTASLVPADPPYAWGDAAWMEERRQRPQLDRPLSIYELHPGSWRRPWDGRTFHDWGQLADQLIPYLLEQGFTHVELLPVMEHPLDASWGYQVLGYYAPTARFGSPDAFRAFVDRLHQAGLGVILDWVPAHFPKDGHGLARLDGTALYEHEDPRQGEHPDWGTLVFNFGRREVRNFLLANALYWIEEFHADGLRIDAVASMLYLDYSRGEGGWVPNIHGGRENLEAIDFLRELNILLFGRYPGLLSVAEESTSWPMVSRPVHLGGLGFNLKWNMGWMNDTLRYFELDPVHRRWHHDLMSFSLMYAWHENFILVLSHDEVVHGKKSLLSRMPGDPWQQRANLRLLLAWMWCHPGRKLLFMGGEWGQTAEWDEGAQLDWAALALPEHAGLQLLVRQLNALLRGEPALSELDFVPEGFEWINVHDAEHSVFSFLRRSRAGGELLVVANATPVPRLGYRVGLPVPGYWREILNTDAACYGGSNLGNAGGSHSEAQGWDGRDHSLVLTLPPLGLLVLKQDDPA; the protein is encoded by the coding sequence GTGGACGCTTACACCCGATTGGCGCAAGGCCTGCATCATGACCCCTTCGACCTGCTCGGCTTCCATCCTGAAGCGGGGCGCTGGCGCCTGCGGACCTGGGCGCCCGACTGCGCCGCCGTCCACCTGGAGGGGCCGGTGTCCCGCCCCCTGCAGGAGACGCGTCCCGGCCTCTTCGAGATCCTGCTGGATGAGCGTCTGCCCGCCGCCGCCTGCCGCTTGCGGCTGACCCATCTGAGCGGAGATTACTGGGAAGAGGGCTGCCCCTGGGTGCACCCGCCCCTCCTGGGCGAGCTTGACCTGCATCTCATCCACGAGGGCCGGCACCAGGAGTTGTGGAAAGTGCTGGGCAGCCGTCGGCGGCTGGTCGACGGCTGCGAGGGCGTCCATTTCGCCCTGTGGGCGCCGGGCGCCCGGCGCGTCTCGGTGGTGGGCGACTTCAATCGCTGGGATGGCCGCCGTCATCCCTGCCGCAACCGCGGCGCCAGCGGGGTTTGGGAGCTGTTCGTTCCCGGCCTGGAGCCGGGGGGGCGCTACAAGTACGAGATCCACGGGGCGGACGGACGGATCGCGCTCAAGGCCGATCCCCTCGGCCGCGAGGCGGAACTGCGTCCCGGCACCGCCTCGCTCGTGCCGGCGGACCCGCCCTACGCCTGGGGCGACGCCGCCTGGATGGAGGAACGGCGGCAGCGTCCGCAGCTGGACCGCCCGCTCAGCATCTACGAGCTGCATCCGGGCAGCTGGCGCAGGCCCTGGGACGGCCGGACCTTCCATGACTGGGGGCAGCTGGCCGACCAGTTGATCCCCTACCTGCTCGAGCAGGGCTTCACCCACGTCGAGCTCCTGCCCGTGATGGAGCACCCCCTGGACGCCTCGTGGGGCTACCAGGTGCTGGGCTACTACGCCCCCACCGCCCGCTTCGGCTCGCCCGACGCCTTCCGCGCCTTCGTCGACCGCCTGCACCAGGCCGGCCTGGGCGTCATCCTGGACTGGGTGCCCGCCCACTTCCCCAAGGATGGACACGGCCTCGCCCGTCTGGACGGCACGGCCCTCTACGAGCACGAGGATCCCCGCCAGGGCGAGCACCCGGACTGGGGCACCCTTGTCTTCAATTTCGGCCGCCGCGAGGTGCGCAACTTCCTCCTGGCCAACGCCCTCTATTGGATCGAGGAGTTCCACGCCGACGGCCTGCGCATCGATGCCGTCGCCTCCATGCTCTACCTGGACTACAGCCGAGGCGAGGGCGGGTGGGTGCCCAACATCCACGGCGGCCGCGAGAACCTGGAGGCGATCGACTTCCTGCGCGAGCTGAACATCCTGCTCTTCGGACGCTACCCGGGCCTGCTCTCCGTGGCCGAGGAGAGCACGAGCTGGCCGATGGTGAGCCGCCCCGTCCATCTGGGCGGGTTGGGCTTCAACCTGAAGTGGAACATGGGGTGGATGAACGACACCCTGCGCTACTTCGAGCTGGATCCCGTGCATCGCCGCTGGCACCACGACCTGATGAGCTTTTCCCTCATGTACGCCTGGCACGAGAACTTCATCCTCGTGCTCAGCCACGACGAGGTGGTGCACGGCAAGAAAAGCCTGCTCTCCCGCATGCCGGGGGATCCCTGGCAGCAGCGCGCCAACCTGCGCCTGCTGCTGGCCTGGATGTGGTGCCATCCCGGGCGCAAGCTCCTCTTCATGGGCGGCGAATGGGGCCAGACGGCGGAGTGGGACGAGGGCGCCCAGCTGGACTGGGCCGCCCTGGCACTGCCCGAGCACGCCGGCCTGCAACTGCTGGTGCGGCAGCTCAATGCCCTGCTCCGGGGGGAACCGGCGCTCTCCGAGCTGGATTTCGTGCCGGAGGGCTTCGAGTGGATCAACGTCCACGACGCCGAGCACAGCGTCTTCAGCTTCCTGCGCCGCAGCCGCGCCGGCGGGGAGCTGCTCGTCGTGGCCAACGCCACCCCCGTGCCGCGCCTGGGCTACCGGGTGGGCCTGCCGGTCCCGGGCTACTGGCGGGAGATCCTCAACACGGACGCCGCCTGCTACGGCGGCTCCAACCTGGGCAACGCGGGCGGCTCCCACAGCGAAGCCCAGGGTTGGGATGGCCGCGACCACAGCCTCGTGCTGACGCTGCCGCCGCTGGGCCTGCTGGTGCTCAAACAGGATGATCCGGCCTGA
- a CDS encoding shikimate kinase, with protein sequence MIILVGFMACGKTMLGSLLALCLGRPFKDLDREVERVAGCPVGEIFRREGEAGFRRREEEAFRRLAGAVRGVLAVGGGLPCRPGLARRLREAGLCLYLDTDLDLIIQRLAGPAAASRPLLADLPADERAGRVRALHAERDPHYRRAGRAVPLPADESAEQHLDRLLAAVAGGGKEPA encoded by the coding sequence ATGATCATCCTGGTGGGCTTCATGGCCTGCGGCAAGACGATGCTGGGCTCCCTGCTCGCCCTCTGCCTGGGGCGCCCCTTCAAGGATCTGGACCGCGAGGTGGAGCGGGTGGCGGGCTGCCCGGTGGGAGAGATCTTCCGCCGCGAGGGCGAAGCAGGCTTCCGCCGACGAGAGGAGGAGGCCTTCCGTCGACTGGCGGGCGCCGTCCGGGGTGTGCTGGCCGTGGGCGGCGGCCTGCCCTGCCGGCCGGGCCTGGCGCGGCGGCTGCGCGAGGCCGGGCTTTGCCTCTACCTGGACACCGACCTCGACCTGATCATCCAGCGCTTGGCGGGACCGGCGGCCGCCTCCCGCCCCCTCCTGGCGGATCTGCCGGCGGATGAGCGGGCCGGCCGCGTGCGGGCGCTGCACGCCGAGCGCGACCCCCACTACCGGCGCGCCGGCCGGGCCGTGCCCCTGCCCGCCGACGAGAGCGCCGAGCAGCATTTGGACCGTCTCCTGGCGGCGGTGGCCGGGGGCGGAAAGGAACCGGCATGA
- a CDS encoding shikimate dehydrogenase: MPDYFPRPVVPSPQARLRVGLLGRGIAGSLSPRIHRRAAELAGIDLEFDLLDLSRREELGAALARAHEAGWQGLSVTMPWKTALEPHLLGMSPEAISIGGVNLLLRAEQGWIGENSDSEGFLRPLARRRLAFSHALVVGGGGAARAVLHVLASMPFVEAVTVRSRRRDSARALVEEFSTARARWTALGWADPLPAPADLIVNATPLGTEGPLAAELPCPPEWIQPGAACFDLVYRPRRTAFLAAARDRGARTVEGLEMLVAQARRAFEAWSGLPFAEEDLRRELELVAPGGPAESTP, translated from the coding sequence ATGCCCGATTACTTTCCCCGTCCCGTCGTCCCCAGTCCCCAGGCCAGGCTGCGCGTGGGCCTGCTGGGCCGCGGGATCGCCGGCAGCCTCTCGCCCCGCATCCATCGCCGCGCCGCCGAGCTGGCCGGCATCGACCTGGAGTTCGACCTGCTGGACCTGTCCCGCCGCGAGGAGCTGGGAGCCGCCCTCGCCCGCGCGCACGAGGCCGGCTGGCAGGGCCTCTCCGTCACCATGCCCTGGAAGACGGCCCTTGAACCCCACCTGCTGGGGATGAGCCCGGAGGCCATCTCCATCGGCGGCGTCAACCTGCTGCTGCGGGCCGAGCAGGGCTGGATCGGCGAGAACAGCGACAGCGAGGGCTTCCTGCGACCCCTGGCCCGCCGTCGGCTGGCCTTCAGCCACGCCCTGGTGGTGGGGGGCGGCGGCGCGGCGCGGGCCGTGCTGCACGTCCTCGCCTCCATGCCCTTCGTCGAGGCGGTGACCGTGCGCAGCCGCCGGCGCGACTCCGCCCGCGCCCTGGTCGAGGAGTTCTCCACGGCCCGGGCCCGCTGGACGGCCCTGGGCTGGGCGGACCCCCTCCCCGCGCCGGCCGATCTCATCGTCAATGCCACGCCGCTGGGGACGGAGGGTCCCCTCGCGGCGGAGCTGCCCTGTCCGCCGGAGTGGATCCAGCCAGGCGCCGCCTGCTTCGATCTGGTCTACCGGCCTCGCCGGACGGCCTTTCTCGCGGCCGCCCGGGACCGTGGCGCTCGGACGGTGGAGGGGCTGGAGATGCTGGTGGCTCAGGCCCGGCGCGCCTTTGAGGCGTGGAGCGGCCTCCCCTTCGCCGAGGAGGATCTGCGGCGCGAGCTGGAGCTGGTCGCGCCCGGCGGACCGGCGGAGTCCACCCCATGA